A region of the Candidatus Hydrogenedentota bacterium genome:
GTTTTGCCGAAGGCATAGAGTGTAGCGGCGGCCAGAATGACAACCCCGGTCGCCTGGGAAAGGAACACCAGGCCACATGCCGCGATCACCGCGCTACCCGCCAGCAGACCCAGGGGGGAGAGCTTGTGAACGATAGAACCGGCGCAGAAGCGGAGCAACATCATGATGAACGAGGTGTAGATGAGCACCCAGAGCGGCTGGAAGCCGAGCTTGTTCATCTCCGGTTCCATGAGCGGCGTGATCCAGCTATCGGTGCCCAGTTCCGTCGTTGCCAGCGGCATCATGACCAGCAGCATGAAAATGAAGAGGGGCTTGCCAAGGGATTTGACGTAGAAACCGTAAATGCCGGTCAGGGCCACAATAATGGCGAGTTCCAGCACAAGCGGGAAGGAGAACACGCGCCCGACTTCGGCGGTCATGAGGGAGACGACGATAAAGGCACCGATGATGCCCACTTCCTTGAGCATGGCGAGGTACGATACACCCGATTCCACACGCTCGTGAACAGGAAACTTTTGTCCGAAGAGCATCACGGCATAGATGGCCGTGGGGATCAGAATGAGACCTACCTTGATCTGCCAGTCCGCGTCCGCGCCCAGCGCGATGGCCATGACACCGCCGATCACCATGCCGCCCGGCCAGCCCGCGTGGAGGATGTTGAGCCACTTGGTCTTTTCGTTTCGGAACATGGTGGCCACAACAGGGTTAATCACGGCTTCCACGGCGCCGTTGCCCAGGGCCACGATGAATGTGGCAATGTAAAGCATCCAGTATCCCGTGGCGAAAATGGTCAGGACGGCGGAAATTACGTGGCAGGCAAAGGCAAATGCCATGGCCCGGCCATAGCCGATTCGATCAATCACCAGACTGAACAGGATGATGCTCA
Encoded here:
- a CDS encoding MFS transporter; translated protein: MSGEQTAGIEAHQKRLFWGCFIALIATAFGFVVRSMVINDWGTEFGLTETQKGEIFGVGLWPFALSIILFSLVIDRIGYGRAMAFAFACHVISAVLTIFATGYWMLYIATFIVALGNGAVEAVINPVVATMFRNEKTKWLNILHAGWPGGMVIGGVMAIALGADADWQIKVGLILIPTAIYAVMLFGQKFPVHERVESGVSYLAMLKEVGIIGAFIVVSLMTAEVGRVFSFPLVLELAIIVALTGIYGFYVKSLGKPLFIFMLLVMMPLATTELGTDSWITPLMEPEMNKLGFQPLWVLIYTSFIMMLLRFCAGSIVHKLSPLGLLAGSAVIAACGLVFLSQATGVVILAAATLYAFGKTFFWPTMLGVAAEQFPKGGALTLNTLGGVGMLAVGIVGAPFLGYIQDTSVATVLEKESPAIYQQYTSPKPTIFGQITALDPEKEKAAPEADTATITTVKTNATKGALKTVAIFPCIMFVCFIILIVYFKSKGGYKVAHIDH